From Chitinophagales bacterium, the proteins below share one genomic window:
- the rplN gene encoding 50S ribosomal protein L14, with protein MIQTESRLTVADNSGAREVLVIRLLGHSHQRYASVGDVVIVTAKDVIPAGQLKKGTVSKAVIVRTKKRIRRKDGSYIRFDDNACVLLNPSDEPRGTRIFGPVARELREKQFMKIISLAPEVL; from the coding sequence ATGATACAAACAGAATCAAGATTGACGGTGGCTGATAACAGCGGGGCACGTGAGGTGCTGGTGATTCGGTTATTGGGCCATTCACATCAGCGCTATGCTTCAGTTGGAGATGTGGTAATTGTGACCGCCAAAGACGTGATACCTGCCGGGCAGTTGAAAAAGGGAACTGTTTCAAAAGCTGTAATTGTAAGAACCAAGAAAAGGATCCGCAGAAAGGATGGTTCGTATATCCGTTTTGATGATAATGCCTGTGTGTTGCTGAACCCATCCGATGAGCCACGGGGTACGCGTATTTTCGGCCCGGTGGCAAGAGAACTGCGCGAAAAACAATTCATGAAGATAATTTCTTTAGCACCTGAAGTACTGTAA
- the rplV gene encoding 50S ribosomal protein L22 has protein sequence MAEARAVLRNCPSSPRKMRYVADMIRGMDAEKALFVLQHSAKFGAKPLEKLLRSAIDNWEKKNEGVRIEDAQLIVKTLFVDGGAMLKRWLPAPHGRAYKKRKRSNHVTLIVDSKIVTGEKVQATAAKEADNSVAPVAESPVKKSSRAKKAAKETVKA, from the coding sequence ATGGCAGAAGCAAGAGCCGTTTTGAGAAATTGCCCTTCATCACCACGTAAGATGCGTTATGTTGCAGATATGATACGTGGGATGGATGCAGAAAAAGCACTTTTTGTACTGCAACACAGTGCAAAATTCGGTGCCAAACCCCTGGAGAAACTCCTGCGATCTGCCATCGATAACTGGGAGAAAAAAAATGAAGGGGTGCGAATTGAAGATGCACAACTCATTGTCAAAACATTGTTTGTGGATGGTGGTGCCATGTTGAAGCGTTGGTTACCTGCACCGCATGGAAGAGCCTATAAAAAACGGAAGCGTTCCAATCATGTTACACTGATCGTGGATTCGAAGATTGTAACTGGAGAAAAGGTACAGGCAACTGCAGCAAAAGAAGCAGACAATTCAGTTGCACCGGTTGCAGAGTCACCGGTTAAGAAATCGTCAAGAGCAAAAAAGGCTGCTAAAGAAACAGTAAAAGCATAA
- the rpsH gene encoding 30S ribosomal protein S8, producing the protein MMVTDPIADYLTRMRNALTANHRIVEIPSSNLKKRLTEILYDKGYILKYKFEDSTNGSGVIKIALKYNQVTKQPAIRSLRRVSRPGLRRYRGAEELPKVMNGLGIAVISTSKGLMTDKEAKTQKIGGEVLCYIF; encoded by the coding sequence ATAATGGTAACCGATCCTATAGCTGACTACCTCACCCGCATGCGCAATGCACTCACAGCGAATCATCGCATAGTGGAAATTCCTTCTTCCAACCTGAAGAAGCGGCTGACTGAAATATTGTATGATAAAGGATACATACTTAAATACAAATTTGAAGACAGCACAAATGGAAGTGGCGTCATTAAAATTGCCTTGAAATACAACCAGGTTACCAAGCAGCCTGCTATACGCTCGCTGCGCAGGGTAAGCCGTCCGGGATTGAGAAGATATCGTGGCGCTGAAGAATTACCAAAGGTGATGAATGGATTGGGTATAGCAGTAATTTCCACCTCCAAAGGGCTGATGACTGATAAGGAAGCGAAGACACAAAAAATTGGCGGAGAGGTGCTTTGCTATATTTTCTAA
- the rpsC gene encoding 30S ribosomal protein S3, with protein sequence MGQKANPIGNRLGIIKGWESNWYGGREFAEKLVGDEKIRNYLRARITKGGLAQIVIERTLNRITITIHTSRPGIIIGKGGGEVDRIKEELKKLTDKEVQINIVEIRRAETEAAIVGDTIARQIEARINYRRAIKMSLASALRMGAEGIKVRISGRLGGAEIARSEEIKQGRVPLHTFRADIDYALAEAQTVYGKIGIKVWICKGEIYGKRDLSPNVGQKTNEMQRPKSGGGGTGAGGRRGGGGRGKDRERSDRE encoded by the coding sequence ATGGGACAAAAAGCAAATCCGATTGGTAACCGTCTCGGAATTATTAAAGGATGGGAATCCAACTGGTACGGTGGACGTGAGTTTGCCGAAAAGCTGGTAGGCGATGAGAAGATCCGCAACTACCTGAGAGCTCGCATAACCAAAGGAGGGCTCGCGCAAATTGTTATTGAACGGACCTTAAACCGTATCACGATCACGATCCATACTTCACGCCCCGGAATAATTATAGGCAAGGGAGGCGGTGAAGTAGACCGTATCAAGGAAGAGTTGAAGAAGTTGACGGATAAGGAAGTGCAGATTAATATCGTGGAAATCCGCCGGGCAGAAACTGAAGCAGCTATCGTTGGTGATACAATTGCCAGGCAGATTGAAGCGCGCATCAACTACAGGCGTGCGATTAAAATGTCGCTTGCTTCCGCCCTTCGCATGGGTGCTGAAGGAATTAAAGTAAGGATCAGCGGACGATTGGGAGGTGCGGAAATAGCACGGTCGGAAGAGATCAAACAAGGCCGTGTTCCATTGCATACATTCCGCGCCGACATTGATTATGCACTGGCTGAAGCACAAACTGTATATGGCAAGATTGGCATCAAGGTGTGGATTTGTAAAGGAGAAATTTATGGTAAGCGTGATCTTTCACCGAATGTGGGTCAAAAAACCAATGAGATGCAAAGGCCAAAGAGTGGAGGAGGAGGAACCGGTGCAGGTGGCAGAAGAGGCGGAGGAGGCAGAGGAAAGGACAGGGAACGCAGCGACAGAGAGTAA
- the rpsJ gene encoding 30S ribosomal protein S10: MAQRIRIKLLSYDHSLVDKSCEKIVKTVRSTGAVVAGPIPLPTETKIFTVLRSPHVNKKAREQFKLCTYKRLLDIYTSSSKTVDALSKLELPSGVEINIKG, encoded by the coding sequence ATGGCACAGAGAATCAGAATAAAGCTATTATCGTATGACCACAGTCTGGTAGACAAAAGCTGTGAGAAGATTGTGAAAACGGTGCGCAGCACCGGTGCCGTTGTGGCGGGACCTATACCCCTTCCCACTGAAACAAAAATTTTCACTGTGTTGCGTTCTCCGCACGTGAATAAGAAAGCCCGCGAACAGTTCAAACTCTGTACTTACAAACGCTTACTTGACATTTACACCTCATCATCCAAAACAGTGGATGCGCTGAGCAAATTAGAATTGCCCAGTGGTGTTGAGATTAACATTAAAGGTTAA
- the rplD gene encoding 50S ribosomal protein L4, with protein MKVDVLKTDGNKAGRSVDLPDAFFAVEPNDHAIYLTVKQFLANQRQGTHKAKEKWEVSGSTKKLHKQKGTGGSRKGSIKSPLFPGGGRVFGPKPRDYSFKLNQKVKDLARRSALSYKAKDNSITIIEDFKLPDHKTREFAQILKNLGLAGKKTIMVINEGDEHLMIASRNVQKSRVAKVSDLNTYEIMNASTLVFVESSLKHFESANN; from the coding sequence ATGAAAGTTGACGTTTTAAAAACAGATGGTAACAAAGCAGGAAGGAGTGTGGATCTTCCCGATGCATTTTTTGCTGTGGAACCCAATGACCATGCTATCTACCTTACGGTGAAGCAATTTCTGGCCAATCAACGCCAGGGTACACATAAGGCAAAGGAAAAATGGGAAGTCTCCGGATCCACCAAGAAATTACACAAACAGAAAGGTACCGGTGGTTCAAGAAAGGGAAGCATCAAGAGTCCCTTATTTCCGGGTGGTGGACGGGTGTTCGGCCCTAAACCACGTGATTATAGCTTCAAGCTGAATCAAAAAGTTAAGGACCTTGCCAGGAGATCTGCTTTAAGTTACAAGGCAAAGGATAACAGTATCACGATCATCGAAGATTTTAAACTGCCGGATCATAAAACCAGGGAGTTTGCACAGATACTTAAGAATCTTGGCTTGGCGGGTAAGAAGACAATTATGGTTATAAATGAAGGCGATGAGCATTTGATGATAGCCAGCCGCAATGTGCAGAAGAGCCGAGTAGCTAAAGTGAGTGATTTAAACACTTATGAAATAATGAATGCATCTACACTTGTTTTTGTAGAAAGCAGTTTGAAACATTTTGAATCAGCTAATAATTAA
- the rplE gene encoding 50S ribosomal protein L5 yields MPRLRKHYEENVVPALKKQFNFKSGMQVPRLEKIAINQGVGAATADKKLIDTAVAEISAIAGQRAVATKSKKDISNFKLRANTPIGVRVTLRGERMYEFLDRFISVALPRVRDFKGVNDKSFDGRGNYTLGVTEHIIFPEIDIDKITRMNGMDITFVTSTTDDEEAKALLAELGIPFKKDK; encoded by the coding sequence ATTCCCAGGTTAAGAAAACACTACGAAGAAAATGTGGTGCCTGCTTTGAAAAAACAATTCAATTTCAAGTCAGGTATGCAGGTACCCCGCCTTGAAAAAATTGCCATCAACCAGGGTGTAGGTGCGGCTACTGCCGATAAGAAACTGATTGATACCGCTGTTGCTGAAATCTCGGCCATTGCAGGTCAACGCGCAGTTGCTACCAAATCCAAGAAGGATATTTCCAATTTCAAACTGCGGGCGAATACCCCGATTGGAGTACGGGTAACACTTCGCGGTGAACGGATGTATGAGTTTTTGGATCGTTTCATTTCGGTGGCATTGCCACGCGTGCGTGACTTCAAAGGGGTGAATGATAAAAGCTTTGACGGAAGAGGGAATTACACACTCGGCGTAACCGAACATATCATCTTCCCTGAAATAGATATCGATAAAATCACCAGGATGAATGGTATGGATATCACTTTTGTAACCAGTACAACCGACGATGAGGAAGCGAAGGCATTACTCGCCGAATTAGGGATTCCGTTTAAAAAAGATAAATAA
- a CDS encoding tail fiber domain-containing protein, with protein sequence MKTNFKLIINGILLSVSCILHTDLKAQNANTTLSNLAAPTAVNKALLPVSVATFDLGSTAKTWRDIYLDGSLFLDGSKFLTNGTSSNSVFVGSLSGSTAIGSNNSFMGYLSGSKTTSGFGNTFLGAYAGEHNIAGSENVCIGYLTGAVGAPSDLGSNNTYVGSQITSWVPNVTNATGIGYNADVTVSNTARVGSGISRIGIGKECSSSSILEFSATSAKLSSGGTWTNSSDERLKENKEVLDKNKILDKVNHLSITRWNYKVDGSRKYIGPMAQDFHRLFEVGDDTTISTIDPAGIALLSIQALSVQINALMKQNADLQQQINELKDIVAPCQLPSMSKVESSANTSIPVLGMNIPNPFDSRTLIPVNIPAFKSYAVILITSAASGRLVRTIPVTQGDSHVTFEANDLPGGTYAYSLYIDDHLIDTKKMQILH encoded by the coding sequence ATGAAAACAAATTTCAAATTGATCATCAACGGCATTTTATTATCTGTATCCTGCATCCTGCATACAGATTTGAAAGCACAAAATGCCAATACCACACTATCCAATCTGGCTGCTCCTACAGCGGTCAATAAGGCTTTGCTGCCGGTAAGCGTTGCAACATTTGATCTGGGATCAACTGCAAAAACCTGGCGCGACATTTACCTTGATGGATCGCTCTTTCTCGACGGAAGTAAATTTCTCACCAATGGTACCTCATCAAATTCTGTCTTTGTGGGTAGTCTTTCAGGATCAACAGCAATTGGTTCAAATAATTCCTTCATGGGTTATTTGAGCGGATCCAAAACAACTTCCGGATTCGGCAATACATTTTTAGGTGCGTATGCCGGAGAGCATAACATAGCCGGAAGTGAAAATGTATGTATCGGTTACCTCACAGGAGCCGTTGGTGCACCGTCAGATTTAGGTAGTAACAATACGTACGTTGGTTCACAGATCACCTCGTGGGTGCCAAATGTCACCAATGCTACAGGCATAGGATACAACGCAGATGTAACGGTGAGCAATACAGCACGTGTCGGCTCAGGCATCAGCAGGATTGGAATTGGCAAGGAATGCTCCTCATCCAGTATCCTCGAATTTTCAGCCACTTCGGCTAAGCTTTCCAGTGGCGGCACCTGGACTAATTCAAGTGATGAACGACTGAAAGAAAACAAGGAAGTGCTTGATAAGAACAAGATTCTCGACAAAGTCAATCATCTGAGCATCACCCGCTGGAACTATAAGGTGGATGGCAGCCGGAAGTACATTGGCCCGATGGCGCAGGATTTTCACAGGTTATTTGAGGTGGGTGACGACACCACCATATCTACCATCGATCCTGCAGGTATTGCTTTGCTTAGTATTCAGGCTTTAAGTGTACAGATTAATGCTTTGATGAAACAGAATGCTGATCTTCAGCAACAGATCAATGAATTGAAAGATATCGTCGCGCCTTGCCAGTTGCCCTCCATGTCAAAAGTAGAGTCATCTGCGAATACCAGTATTCCGGTTTTAGGTATGAATATCCCGAATCCGTTCGATAGCAGAACATTAATTCCGGTCAATATTCCTGCTTTTAAAAGTTATGCCGTTATACTCATTACATCCGCTGCTTCAGGCAGGCTGGTTCGTACCATTCCGGTAACACAAGGCGACTCCCATGTTACATTTGAAGCTAACGATCTTCCGGGTGGTACCTATGCCTACTCACTGTATATCGATGATCATTTAATAGATACTAAGAAGATGCAGATTCTGCACTAA
- the rpsN gene encoding 30S ribosomal protein S14, whose product MAKESVKARERKRARMSAKYAAKRKALKAAGDYVGLDKLPKNASPVRKHNRCQITGRPKGYIGEFGISRIKFRELALNGKIPGVTKASW is encoded by the coding sequence ATGGCAAAAGAATCAGTAAAAGCAAGAGAAAGAAAACGTGCCCGCATGTCGGCTAAATATGCCGCAAAACGTAAAGCCCTTAAAGCTGCCGGTGACTATGTTGGATTGGATAAACTTCCTAAAAATGCATCACCGGTACGTAAGCATAACCGTTGCCAGATAACTGGACGGCCGAAAGGGTACATTGGTGAATTTGGCATTTCCAGGATCAAGTTCAGGGAGCTGGCCCTGAATGGCAAGATCCCGGGCGTAACGAAAGCTTCCTGGTAA
- the rplB gene encoding 50S ribosomal protein L2, translating into MAVRKLNPVTPGSRFRIINAFAEITTSTPEKSLLEPIKKTGGRNSDGHRAMRYIGGGHKQMYRIIDFKRDKHGVPGEVKSIEYDPNRSAFISLIQYKDGEKRYILAPAGIKVGQTVLSGPEAPPEIGNALFLKDIPLGTIIHNIELHPGKGGAMARSAGANAQLSAKEGKYAIIKLPSGENRMVLANCIATIGSASNSDHNTERSGKAGSNRWKGIRPRVRGVAMNPVDHPMGGGEGKASGGHPRSRTSKYAKGMKTRHPKNVSNKFIISRKKK; encoded by the coding sequence ATGGCAGTAAGAAAATTAAATCCGGTTACACCGGGGTCAAGGTTCAGAATCATCAATGCTTTTGCAGAGATAACCACCAGTACGCCTGAAAAGAGCCTGCTGGAACCCATTAAAAAAACGGGCGGCAGAAACAGTGACGGACACCGTGCGATGCGCTATATCGGTGGCGGACATAAACAGATGTACCGTATTATCGATTTCAAACGCGATAAGCATGGCGTTCCCGGTGAAGTTAAATCCATTGAATACGACCCCAACCGTTCAGCCTTTATTTCCCTTATTCAGTATAAGGACGGTGAAAAAAGATATATCCTGGCGCCTGCCGGCATTAAAGTAGGGCAAACAGTGCTCTCCGGCCCCGAAGCTCCTCCTGAAATCGGTAATGCCCTTTTCCTGAAGGATATTCCACTCGGTACAATCATACATAATATAGAACTGCATCCCGGAAAAGGCGGTGCCATGGCGCGGAGTGCCGGCGCTAATGCGCAGCTGAGTGCGAAAGAAGGGAAGTATGCGATAATCAAACTGCCGTCCGGCGAAAACCGAATGGTGCTGGCAAATTGCATCGCTACCATTGGTTCTGCATCAAATTCAGATCACAATACAGAAAGATCAGGTAAGGCAGGCAGCAACCGTTGGAAAGGTATACGTCCAAGGGTGCGCGGTGTGGCTATGAATCCGGTTGATCACCCGATGGGCGGTGGCGAAGGCAAAGCCTCAGGGGGCCATCCACGTTCGAGAACAAGCAAGTATGCCAAAGGCATGAAGACGCGGCATCCAAAAAATGTTTCAAATAAATTCATAATCAGCAGGAAGAAGAAATAG
- the rpsS gene encoding 30S ribosomal protein S19, producing MSRSIKKGPYVDHNLQEKVDKMTNTGKKTVIKTWSRRSTITPEFVGNTFAVHNGNKFIPIYVSENMVGHKLGEFAPTRNFKGHSSKKIV from the coding sequence ATGAGCAGAAGTATTAAAAAGGGACCCTATGTTGATCACAACCTACAGGAAAAGGTGGATAAGATGACCAACACCGGTAAGAAGACAGTGATTAAAACATGGTCACGCCGTTCTACCATCACACCTGAGTTTGTGGGAAACACATTTGCAGTACACAATGGCAATAAGTTTATTCCCATCTATGTGAGTGAGAATATGGTAGGGCATAAGCTGGGAGAGTTTGCACCTACCCGCAATTTTAAAGGTCATTCATCAAAGAAAATTGTTTAA
- the rpmC gene encoding 50S ribosomal protein L29 → MAKKKLNLKDLTTAEVTEKLKEDSTHYTKMKFNHVVTTLENPMTLRQMRRDIARMKTELKQRSVTEAKTETK, encoded by the coding sequence ATGGCGAAGAAAAAATTAAACCTGAAAGACCTCACGACTGCTGAAGTGACGGAAAAATTAAAAGAGGATAGCACGCATTATACCAAGATGAAGTTCAATCATGTGGTTACAACGCTGGAGAATCCCATGACGCTTCGTCAAATGCGCAGGGATATTGCTCGAATGAAGACGGAGTTGAAACAACGGTCCGTTACCGAAGCAAAAACGGAGACTAAATAA
- the rplC gene encoding 50S ribosomal protein L3: protein MKGIIGKKVGMTSYFDETGKNISCTLIEAGPCTITQIKTNDKDGYSAVQLGFDTKKDKNTTKPLQKHFAKAGSPAKRKLLEFRDFGTEKNLGDTVSVDIFEVGEKVNIVGVSKGKGFQGVVKRHGFHGVGGQTHGQHDRNRAPGSLGGSSYPSRVFKGLRMAGRDGGKTVKIRNVSVLRIFADKNLMVVNGCIPGPKGSYVVIKNEN from the coding sequence ATGAAAGGCATTATTGGAAAAAAGGTCGGCATGACCAGCTATTTTGATGAAACCGGAAAAAACATTTCCTGTACGCTCATCGAAGCCGGCCCATGTACGATTACACAAATCAAAACCAATGACAAGGACGGCTATAGTGCAGTGCAGTTAGGTTTTGATACAAAAAAGGACAAGAATACCACCAAGCCGCTTCAAAAGCATTTTGCAAAAGCAGGTTCACCAGCCAAGCGGAAGTTGCTCGAATTCCGGGATTTTGGCACGGAAAAGAATCTTGGGGACACAGTTTCTGTAGACATATTTGAGGTTGGCGAAAAAGTTAACATCGTAGGTGTTTCCAAAGGCAAAGGCTTTCAGGGTGTTGTTAAACGTCATGGTTTTCATGGGGTAGGTGGACAAACGCATGGTCAGCATGACCGCAACCGCGCTCCCGGTTCGCTGGGTGGTTCTTCTTATCCATCCAGGGTATTCAAAGGATTACGTATGGCAGGCCGCGACGGAGGGAAAACAGTGAAGATCAGGAACGTATCCGTACTGCGCATCTTCGCTGATAAGAATCTGATGGTTGTTAACGGATGTATTCCCGGCCCGAAGGGTTCATATGTTGTAATTAAAAATGAAAATTAA
- the rplP gene encoding 50S ribosomal protein L16 — MLQPKKTKYRKTQRGKMKGNEQRGFTLSFGSFGLKTLDEAWLTDKQLEAARVALTRHMKREGQVWIRVFPDKPLTKKPAEVRMGKGKGNPEGWVAPVKPGRILFEAEGVALNIAKEAMQLAADKLPVHTKFVVARDYKA, encoded by the coding sequence ATGTTACAACCGAAAAAAACCAAATATCGCAAGACCCAACGTGGTAAAATGAAGGGTAATGAACAACGTGGGTTTACGCTCTCGTTCGGTTCATTCGGACTCAAGACGCTGGATGAGGCCTGGTTAACCGATAAGCAGCTGGAGGCGGCACGTGTAGCCTTAACGCGGCACATGAAACGTGAAGGCCAGGTATGGATCCGTGTTTTTCCGGATAAGCCGCTTACTAAAAAGCCGGCAGAAGTGAGGATGGGAAAAGGAAAGGGTAACCCGGAAGGATGGGTGGCACCGGTTAAGCCCGGTCGTATACTTTTCGAAGCAGAAGGCGTGGCACTCAACATTGCAAAGGAAGCAATGCAGCTGGCTGCAGATAAGCTCCCTGTTCATACGAAGTTTGTTGTTGCAAGAGATTATAAAGCATAA
- the rplX gene encoding 50S ribosomal protein L24 produces MNNTKTKTTRFKTKTHVKKNDMVYVRSGDDKGKKGRVLEVMVDKMKALVEGVNIVSRHTKPNAKNTQGGIVKKEAPVHISKLMLLDPKDGKPTRVGRKRENEKSVRFAKGRVRSGQVIK; encoded by the coding sequence ATGAACAATACAAAAACTAAAACAACCCGCTTCAAGACAAAGACGCATGTAAAGAAAAACGACATGGTATATGTTCGTTCTGGTGATGATAAGGGAAAGAAGGGACGCGTACTCGAAGTAATGGTGGACAAGATGAAAGCATTGGTGGAAGGTGTGAATATTGTATCACGCCATACCAAGCCGAATGCAAAAAATACACAGGGAGGCATTGTTAAAAAGGAAGCGCCGGTACATATTTCCAAACTCATGTTGCTGGACCCGAAGGATGGAAAACCAACCAGGGTTGGCAGAAAACGCGAAAATGAGAAATCGGTTCGGTTCGCTAAAGGAAGAGTTCGTTCAGGCCAGGTGATAAAATAA
- the rpsQ gene encoding 30S ribosomal protein S17: protein MERNLRKSRIGVVTSNKMSKTITVSIERKVKHPLYGKYLKKTKKMMAHDEKQECSIGDTVRIMETRPVSKNKRWRLVEVIEKVK, encoded by the coding sequence ATGGAAAGAAATCTTAGAAAGTCAAGAATAGGTGTCGTAACCAGTAACAAGATGAGTAAAACCATAACGGTGTCGATTGAACGGAAGGTGAAGCACCCTCTTTATGGTAAGTATCTTAAGAAGACCAAAAAGATGATGGCACATGATGAGAAGCAGGAATGTTCTATTGGTGATACGGTGCGGATCATGGAAACCCGTCCGGTGAGCAAAAACAAACGCTGGAGGCTGGTAGAAGTAATAGAGAAAGTTAAATAA
- the rplW gene encoding 50S ribosomal protein L23: MGEILIRPLISEKLNSLNQKFNKVGFVVARNANKIQIKNVVEKMYGVTVKSVSITVLPGKTKQRNTRKGVSTGMKSPIKKAYITLAKGETIDFYANI; the protein is encoded by the coding sequence ATGGGAGAAATACTGATCAGGCCGTTAATTTCAGAAAAGTTGAATTCGCTTAATCAAAAATTCAACAAGGTTGGTTTTGTGGTGGCAAGGAATGCAAATAAGATTCAGATCAAGAATGTGGTAGAGAAAATGTACGGTGTAACCGTAAAATCTGTTTCCATAACTGTATTGCCCGGCAAAACGAAACAGCGCAACACCAGGAAAGGAGTTTCAACAGGTATGAAGAGCCCGATAAAAAAGGCATACATAACCCTCGCCAAAGGCGAAACAATAGATTTCTACGCAAACATCTGA